From a single Methanobrevibacter oralis genomic region:
- the rrp41 gene encoding exosome complex exonuclease Rrp41 produces MMSKMIRHDSREFDELRPIKIEAGVLERADGSAYLEVGGNKILVAVYGPRESYIRRLLKPNTGVIRCRYNMAPFSVDDRKRPGPDRRSSEISKITADALRPALMLENYPRSMIDIYIEVIEAEGGTRCAGITAASVALVDAGIPMKDIVVGCAAGKVNDAVVLDLSEVEDKEGQADVPIAIMPRTGEITLLQSDGDLSEEEFSQAIELAMEGCRKISEIQKEALMKKYSTEQ; encoded by the coding sequence ATGATGTCAAAAATGATAAGACATGATAGTAGGGAATTTGATGAGTTGCGTCCTATCAAAATTGAAGCAGGAGTCCTTGAACGAGCTGATGGATCTGCTTATTTAGAAGTTGGTGGAAATAAAATTTTAGTGGCTGTTTATGGTCCTAGAGAATCATATATTAGAAGATTACTCAAACCAAATACTGGAGTAATTAGATGTAGGTATAATATGGCTCCATTTTCAGTTGATGATAGAAAAAGACCTGGTCCAGATAGAAGGTCATCTGAAATTTCTAAAATCACAGCAGATGCATTAAGACCAGCATTAATGTTAGAAAATTATCCTCGTTCAATGATTGATATTTACATAGAAGTAATTGAAGCTGAAGGTGGAACTAGATGTGCAGGAATTACTGCAGCTTCTGTTGCTTTAGTTGATGCAGGTATTCCTATGAAAGATATTGTTGTAGGGTGTGCTGCAGGTAAAGTTAATGATGCTGTTGTTTTAGATTTATCTGAAGTGGAAGACAAAGAAGGACAAGCCGATGTTCCAATAGCTATTATGCCGAGGACAGGAGAAATCACATTACTTCAAAGTGATGGAGATTTATCTGAAGAAGAATTTTCACAAGCTATTGAATTAGCCATGGAAGGATGTAGAAAAATAAGCGAGATTCAAAAAGAAGCTTTAATGAAAAAGTATTCTACAGAACAATAG
- the rrp4 gene encoding exosome complex RNA-binding protein Rrp4, with protein MIYVENKNFVIPGQVLADDDYYSGRGTFKEDGKVCSSLMGRVSLRNKKIRVIPFKSKYVPKKGDVVIGKIKDVRFSMWDVDINSPYSGILPASEVFNKDKKELNKVFDVGDVLFLRVVEVDEIKKAKLGLKGRGMGKFRGGIMVDIAPTKVPRLIGKKGSMINMIKDKTNCKIVVGQNGIVWVKGEEDMEQLTKNIIHTIEAEAHTSGLTNKIKNKLYLTIDGELPPEETPEAEEEFVLEKPKLQNFKDELEQEENESSDDSKEKEDKPNLYEVIEEFKRKNKNNKDKSLSYDSGSNDHLIMNKDNNY; from the coding sequence ATGATATATGTAGAAAATAAAAATTTCGTTATTCCTGGCCAAGTGTTAGCGGATGATGATTATTACTCAGGAAGAGGAACCTTTAAAGAGGATGGTAAAGTTTGTTCTTCTTTAATGGGGCGTGTTTCTCTAAGGAATAAAAAAATTAGAGTTATTCCATTTAAAAGTAAATATGTTCCTAAGAAAGGAGATGTTGTAATTGGTAAAATCAAAGATGTTAGATTTTCTATGTGGGATGTTGATATAAACTCCCCTTATTCTGGAATTTTACCTGCTTCTGAAGTATTTAATAAAGATAAAAAAGAACTCAACAAAGTTTTTGATGTTGGGGACGTGCTATTTTTAAGAGTTGTCGAAGTTGATGAAATCAAAAAGGCTAAGCTCGGTTTAAAAGGAAGAGGAATGGGTAAATTTAGAGGAGGAATAATGGTTGATATTGCTCCAACTAAAGTTCCTAGGTTAATTGGTAAAAAAGGCTCCATGATCAACATGATTAAAGATAAAACTAATTGTAAAATAGTTGTTGGTCAAAATGGTATTGTTTGGGTTAAAGGTGAAGAAGATATGGAACAACTCACCAAAAATATCATCCATACAATTGAAGCTGAAGCTCATACTTCTGGTTTAACTAATAAAATTAAAAATAAATTATATTTAACTATTGATGGTGAATTACCACCTGAAGAAACTCCTGAAGCAGAAGAGGAGTTTGTTTTAGAAAAACCGAAACTTCAAAATTTTAAAGATGAATTAGAACAAGAAGAAAACGAATCTTCTGATGATTCTAAAGAAAAAGAAGATAAACCAAATCTTTATGAAGTTATCGAAGAATTTAAAAGAAAAAATAAAAATAATAAAGACAAATCTCTGTCTTATGATAGTGGTTCTAATGATCATTTAATTATGAATAAAGATAATAATTATTAA
- the psmA gene encoding archaeal proteasome endopeptidase complex subunit alpha: MQPLQNAGYDRAITVFSPDGRLFQVEYAREAVKRGTTSIGVKSSEGIVLAVDKRTTSKLVEPTSIEKIFKIDEHIGAATSGLVADARALVERARVESQINKITYSEPIRVESLSKKLCDMLQLYTHNGGVRPFGSALIIGGVYEGKSRLFETDPSGALIEYKATAIGSGRSAAMDIFEDKYEDDLSLDDAICLAITAINEATDHDTTSDNVEIAVIKIDDEKYVKLSQDEVKSYIDQVIVEEEDDKEEVEENEE, from the coding sequence ATGCAACCTTTACAAAATGCTGGATATGATAGGGCAATCACTGTATTTAGCCCAGATGGAAGACTTTTTCAAGTTGAATATGCAAGAGAAGCTGTAAAAAGAGGGACTACATCTATTGGTGTAAAAAGTTCTGAAGGTATTGTACTCGCTGTAGATAAAAGAACTACTTCTAAGTTAGTTGAACCAACATCTATTGAAAAAATATTTAAAATAGATGAGCACATAGGTGCAGCTACTTCTGGTCTTGTAGCAGATGCAAGGGCATTAGTAGAAAGGGCAAGGGTAGAATCTCAAATTAATAAAATTACCTACAGTGAACCTATTAGAGTAGAAAGTTTATCTAAAAAATTATGTGACATGTTACAATTATACACACACAATGGTGGTGTAAGACCATTTGGTTCTGCATTAATTATTGGTGGAGTATATGAAGGTAAATCAAGATTATTTGAAACTGACCCTAGTGGTGCATTAATTGAATATAAAGCAACTGCAATTGGTTCAGGAAGATCTGCTGCTATGGATATTTTTGAGGATAAATATGAAGATGATTTATCCTTAGATGATGCAATTTGTTTAGCTATCACTGCTATTAATGAAGCTACCGATCATGATACTACTTCTGACAATGTTGAAATTGCTGTTATTAAAATTGATGATGAAAAATATGTAAAATTATCTCAAGATGAAGTAAAATCATACATTGATCAAGTCATTGTTGAAGAAGAAGATGATAAAGAAGAAGTAGAAGAAAATGAAGAATAA
- a CDS encoding HD domain-containing protein: protein MGEKKKFIRDSVYGDIELSSFEVKIMDTPQFQRLRRIKQLGLISLIYPGATHTRFEHSVGTMNLGSKLAKKLELENDEQDLIRISALLHDIGHGPFSHVSEGVLSVKHEELTKYVIKHTSLRDLVDEKFDVNEITDIITGKGYLGPIVSGELDVDRMDYLLRDSHNTGVAYGIIDYERIISNLKLEDGLVLDIKGVQAAEGALVSRYFMYPSVYQHHTTRIVNSMFQRSLKQILNEGILDENTLYKYDEADVVSIMRRCDNSYVNDIISRLDNRNLLKRVKTIRLDNFKFPEKMYKIKTSELKRAEEEISEDFGIDKDYVFINIAEYPRFDEMKTQVNRDGKLYPLTEISNIVSALSKARFNIPDISVYVPKKDKNKLDKLKLEHYIDLPEIDKEKFHGIHYDQIKLF from the coding sequence ATGGGAGAAAAGAAAAAATTTATCAGAGATAGTGTTTACGGAGATATTGAATTATCCTCATTTGAAGTAAAAATCATGGATACGCCTCAATTTCAGCGTTTAAGGAGAATTAAACAGTTAGGTTTAATTAGCTTAATTTATCCTGGAGCTACACATACACGATTTGAACATTCAGTTGGAACAATGAATCTAGGATCTAAATTAGCTAAAAAACTTGAATTAGAAAATGATGAACAAGATTTAATAAGAATATCTGCATTATTACACGATATAGGCCATGGGCCTTTTTCACATGTGTCTGAAGGAGTTCTTTCAGTTAAACATGAAGAACTAACTAAATATGTAATAAAACACACATCTTTAAGGGATTTAGTTGATGAAAAATTTGATGTAAATGAAATTACAGATATTATTACTGGAAAAGGTTATCTTGGACCAATCGTGTCTGGAGAACTTGATGTAGATAGAATGGATTATTTGCTAAGAGATTCTCATAATACTGGAGTAGCTTATGGAATAATCGATTATGAAAGAATTATTTCAAATTTAAAATTAGAAGATGGATTGGTTTTAGATATTAAAGGAGTTCAAGCAGCAGAAGGAGCTCTTGTATCAAGGTATTTCATGTATCCTAGTGTATATCAACACCACACAACACGTATTGTAAACTCAATGTTTCAAAGAAGCCTAAAACAAATATTAAATGAAGGAATTTTAGACGAAAATACATTATACAAGTATGATGAAGCTGATGTTGTTTCAATTATGAGAAGATGTGACAATTCTTATGTGAACGATATTATATCAAGATTAGATAATAGAAATCTTTTAAAAAGAGTCAAAACCATAAGACTAGATAATTTTAAATTCCCTGAAAAAATGTATAAAATTAAAACATCAGAACTTAAAAGAGCTGAAGAAGAAATTAGCGAAGATTTTGGAATTGATAAAGATTATGTATTCATAAATATAGCTGAATATCCCCGCTTTGATGAAATGAAAACGCAAGTTAATAGGGATGGAAAATTATATCCTTTAACTGAAATTTCAAATATTGTAAGTGCATTAAGTAAAGCTAGATTCAATATACCAGATATTAGTGTCTATGTTCCTAAAAAAGATAAAAATAAATTAGATAAACTTAAATTAGAACATTATATTGATTTACCTGAAATTGATAAAGAAAAATTCCATGGAATACATTATGATCAAATTAAACTGTTCTAG
- a CDS encoding Rpp14/Pop5 family protein, producing MKLKILPPTLRKNNRYLVVDIKIDSQINKDEIVSIIWNACIHFCGELNAADFNLWVMRFFKLNKIGNYYNYKAVVRCQRGYEQEVRSSIALVNKVNGKKIAMTTIALSGTINGALKFI from the coding sequence ATGAAGCTTAAAATATTACCTCCAACACTTAGAAAGAATAATAGATATCTTGTTGTTGATATTAAAATCGATTCACAAATTAATAAAGATGAAATTGTTTCAATTATTTGGAATGCTTGTATTCATTTTTGTGGTGAATTAAATGCTGCTGATTTTAATTTGTGGGTAATGAGATTCTTTAAATTAAATAAAATTGGAAATTATTATAATTATAAAGCTGTTGTAAGATGTCAAAGAGGATATGAGCAGGAAGTTCGTTCTTCAATTGCATTAGTTAATAAAGTCAATGGTAAAAAAATAGCAATGACTACAATTGCTTTATCCGGTACTATTAATGGAGCACTTAAATTTATTTAA
- a CDS encoding UbiX family flavin prenyltransferase: MIIVAITGASGVIYGIKLLEALKELNIESGLIISDAAKIVIEDETAYKIEEVIKLSDNYYEFNELTSSVNSGSFKFEALAIVPCSMRTLSSIAHGYGNNTITRAADVCLKERRKTVIVPRETPLRSTHIQNMLTLSQEGAVILPAMPGFYSDSDTVDDQINFIVGKILDSLKIENNLYKRWQ; encoded by the coding sequence ATGATAATTGTGGCAATTACAGGAGCTAGTGGAGTGATTTATGGAATAAAATTACTTGAAGCTCTAAAAGAATTAAATATTGAAAGTGGATTAATAATTAGCGATGCAGCAAAAATTGTTATAGAAGATGAAACTGCTTATAAAATTGAAGAAGTAATTAAACTATCCGATAATTACTATGAATTTAATGAATTAACTTCTTCAGTAAATAGTGGATCATTTAAATTTGAAGCATTAGCTATTGTTCCTTGCTCCATGAGAACATTATCATCAATCGCCCATGGCTATGGAAATAATACAATTACAAGAGCAGCAGATGTGTGTTTAAAAGAAAGAAGGAAAACTGTAATTGTTCCACGTGAAACCCCACTTAGAAGTACTCACATACAAAATATGTTAACATTATCACAAGAAGGAGCAGTGATTTTACCTGCAATGCCTGGTTTTTATTCGGATAGTGATACAGTTGATGACCAAATTAATTTTATTGTTGGAAAAATATTAGACTCATTAAAAATTGAAAATAACTTATATAAAAGGTGGCAGTGA
- a CDS encoding winged helix-turn-helix domain-containing protein — MKREGDELLKLTSYVTISKYREKTLKSIGDEVKIPTVIAKDSGIRTNHISKVLSELKSKEIVECINEEARKGRLYRLTDTGKDILDSIQEGDE; from the coding sequence ATGAAAAGAGAAGGCGATGAACTTTTGAAATTAACCTCATATGTAACTATTTCCAAGTATCGTGAAAAAACATTAAAATCCATTGGTGATGAAGTTAAAATACCTACTGTTATAGCTAAAGATAGTGGTATTAGAACTAATCATATTTCAAAAGTACTAAGCGAATTAAAAAGCAAAGAAATCGTTGAATGTATTAATGAAGAAGCACGTAAAGGAAGATTATATAGACTAACAGATACTGGTAAAGACATTTTAGATAGCATCCAAGAAGGTGATGAATAA
- a CDS encoding molybdenum cofactor guanylyltransferase, translating into MKMKSCIILCGGQSRRMGQDKGSMLIHDKPMIKYVLSTLNYQIDEAIIVLNDENRVDKYKKFINTNDYSYKLIFKTDLIKEKGPLTGIYTGLKEIDGNYALILPCDSPYVTKNYIQSIFNEIENKYQAIVPYHDVKNKLKTSEPLHSIYNKNTIPIIEKLLKNNSLHIKGLIEKIDTKFILIDNEKILKKEFRNLNRPKDI; encoded by the coding sequence ATGAAAATGAAATCTTGTATTATATTATGTGGAGGACAAAGTCGAAGAATGGGTCAAGATAAAGGATCTATGCTCATTCATGATAAACCGATGATTAAATATGTCCTTTCCACATTAAATTACCAAATAGATGAAGCTATAATTGTTTTAAATGATGAAAATCGTGTTGACAAATATAAAAAATTTATCAATACTAATGATTATAGCTACAAATTAATTTTTAAAACTGATTTAATTAAAGAAAAAGGACCATTAACAGGAATATACACGGGTCTTAAAGAAATTGATGGAAATTACGCTTTAATTTTACCTTGTGACAGCCCATATGTTACAAAAAATTATATTCAAAGTATTTTTAATGAAATTGAAAATAAATATCAAGCTATTGTTCCTTATCATGATGTTAAAAATAAATTAAAAACATCAGAACCTCTTCATTCAATTTATAATAAAAATACCATCCCAATAATTGAAAAATTACTAAAAAATAACAGTTTACATATTAAAGGATTAATAGAAAAAATAGATACAAAATTTATTTTAATTGATAATGAAAAAATATTAAAAAAAGAATTTAGAAATTTAAATCGCCCAAAAGACATTTAA
- the rrp42 gene encoding exosome complex protein Rrp42, which translates to MDIIPEITRQSITNLVKNDKREDARALDEYRDIIIETNVISKAEGSARVKLGKTQVMVGIKPQLGSPFPDTPELGVLMTNCEMLPMADPTFEPGPPSEDSIELARVVDRGIRESELVDLDKLCVEEGKYVWMLFIDLHIIDNCGNLFDASELAVMAALKSMKLPVAEIVDEEIVLSDDEFFDLPINKEVAMCTFVKIGDKLVLDPTLTEERVADARLNIGVTSEGNICAMQKGGFEPLTKEDITNAVNIAILKTKELIEKL; encoded by the coding sequence ATGGATATCATACCAGAAATTACAAGACAAAGTATAACTAACCTTGTTAAGAATGATAAAAGAGAAGATGCAAGAGCACTTGATGAATACAGAGATATTATTATTGAAACTAATGTTATTTCTAAAGCTGAAGGTTCTGCTAGAGTTAAACTTGGAAAAACACAAGTTATGGTAGGTATTAAACCACAATTAGGAAGTCCGTTTCCTGATACTCCTGAATTGGGTGTTTTAATGACTAATTGTGAGATGTTACCTATGGCTGATCCTACTTTTGAACCAGGACCACCAAGTGAAGATTCAATTGAACTTGCACGTGTTGTTGATAGGGGAATTCGTGAAAGTGAATTAGTTGATTTAGATAAACTTTGCGTTGAAGAAGGTAAGTATGTATGGATGTTATTTATTGATTTACATATTATTGATAATTGTGGAAACTTATTTGATGCATCTGAACTTGCAGTAATGGCTGCATTAAAATCTATGAAATTACCTGTTGCAGAAATAGTTGATGAAGAAATTGTTCTTAGTGATGATGAATTCTTTGATTTGCCTATTAACAAAGAAGTAGCTATGTGTACTTTTGTTAAAATTGGAGATAAATTAGTTTTAGATCCAACATTAACTGAAGAAAGAGTTGCTGATGCTCGTTTAAATATTGGTGTAACTAGTGAAGGTAATATCTGTGCCATGCAAAAAGGTGGATTTGAGCCTTTAACTAAAGAAGATATTACAAATGCGGTAAATATAGCTATTTTAAAAACAAAAGAATTAATTGAAAAGCTTTAA
- the rnp3 gene encoding ribonuclease P protein component 3, translating into MFFDLNIKGSSYEDNLELANEAFKYGWEHVNFSYNQNNFSDALHYKDDLLEEFSDKIDYTLEIKSNNVGEVRKIANKFRNKVSCISVLGGDLKVNRATLENIQIDILSRPYLKRYDSGINHVLAKEAFKNNVAIEISFVDALKTYSTHRSKVLSNFKDIYTLYRKFKFPLILSSHAESIMDIRTPQDFKSFFIQTGLTSDEVDNCNNSALNILEFNKNRKNLILKGVRRVNDEA; encoded by the coding sequence ATGTTTTTTGATTTAAATATTAAAGGGAGTAGTTATGAAGATAATTTAGAACTAGCTAATGAAGCCTTTAAATATGGATGGGAACATGTAAATTTTTCATATAATCAAAATAACTTTTCTGATGCATTGCATTATAAAGATGATTTATTAGAGGAATTTTCGGATAAAATTGATTATACATTAGAAATTAAATCAAATAATGTTGGTGAAGTTCGTAAAATTGCTAATAAATTTAGAAATAAAGTTTCTTGTATTTCAGTTTTAGGTGGAGATTTAAAAGTTAATAGAGCTACATTAGAGAATATTCAGATAGATATTTTATCAAGACCTTATTTAAAAAGATATGATAGTGGTATTAACCATGTACTAGCTAAAGAAGCTTTTAAAAATAATGTGGCTATTGAAATTTCTTTTGTGGATGCATTAAAAACTTATTCGACCCATAGATCAAAAGTTTTATCTAATTTTAAAGATATTTATACTTTGTATCGTAAATTTAAGTTTCCTTTAATTTTATCTTCTCATGCTGAATCTATCATGGATATACGCACACCACAAGATTTCAAATCTTTTTTTATTCAAACAGGTTTAACTTCTGATGAAGTTGATAATTGTAATAATAGTGCGCTAAATATATTGGAATTTAATAAAAATAGAAAAAATTTGATTTTGAAAGGTGTTAGGAGGGTTAATGATGAAGCTTAA
- a CDS encoding ribosome assembly factor SBDS, whose amino-acid sequence MVNVDEAIIAKYEYCGEHFEILVDADLAAEYRNPDSSDVAIEDLLAVEEIFKDSKKGDKASDESMNKIFETTDPIEVSKIILEKGTVQLTAEQKRHMQADKRKLVINKISREAINPQNGLPHPVQRIENAIDEAKVKFDPFTSVDQQVQTALKAIKPLIPIRFEKVKVAVRLPGSVAGSAYSQIHAFGEVLNEEWQQDGSWIGIIEMPGGLQDSFAAKMAEISNGEAETKSI is encoded by the coding sequence ATGGTGAATGTTGATGAGGCTATCATAGCTAAATATGAGTACTGTGGTGAACACTTTGAGATTTTGGTTGATGCTGATTTAGCAGCCGAGTATCGAAACCCTGACAGTAGTGATGTTGCCATTGAAGATCTCTTAGCTGTTGAAGAAATTTTTAAGGATTCTAAAAAAGGAGATAAAGCTTCTGATGAATCTATGAATAAGATTTTTGAAACTACAGATCCTATAGAAGTTTCAAAAATCATTCTTGAAAAAGGAACTGTTCAATTAACTGCAGAGCAAAAAAGACATATGCAGGCGGATAAAAGAAAACTTGTTATTAATAAAATATCTCGTGAAGCTATTAATCCTCAAAATGGACTTCCTCATCCTGTACAAAGGATTGAAAATGCAATTGATGAAGCGAAAGTAAAATTTGACCCATTCACATCTGTGGACCAACAAGTACAAACTGCTTTAAAAGCTATTAAACCACTTATCCCAATTAGGTTTGAAAAAGTTAAAGTAGCTGTTAGATTACCAGGTTCTGTAGCAGGTAGTGCTTATTCTCAAATTCATGCATTTGGCGAAGTATTAAATGAAGAATGGCAACAAGATGGTTCTTGGATTGGTATTATTGAAATGCCAGGTGGTCTACAAGATTCATTTGCTGCTAAAATGGCTGAAATTTCAAATGGTGAAGCTGAGACAAAATCAATTTAA
- the cbiT gene encoding precorrin-6Y C5,15-methyltransferase (decarboxylating) subunit CbiT, with amino-acid sequence MLSDMDFYKSCDVPGPTKEAIRAIILYKSEVGENDNVVDIGCGTGGITCEFSQRANKVISIDTNPEAIEVTKKNLKKFSLGDNVTLINDKGSNALSEIKNIDIAVVGGSGRELENILEIIDTKLNPNGRIIITAILVDTKLEAINKLKDLGYNPKIMEVNVSNGRILDRGILMISENPIAIITAKKRGN; translated from the coding sequence ATGTTAAGTGATATGGACTTTTATAAATCATGTGATGTTCCAGGACCTACAAAAGAAGCTATTAGAGCTATTATACTCTATAAATCAGAAGTAGGAGAAAATGATAATGTAGTTGATATTGGATGTGGAACTGGAGGAATTACATGTGAATTTTCACAAAGAGCAAATAAAGTAATATCGATAGATACTAATCCTGAAGCAATTGAAGTAACAAAAAAGAACCTTAAAAAATTTTCATTAGGTGATAATGTAACTTTAATTAATGATAAAGGATCCAATGCTTTAAGTGAAATAAAAAACATTGATATAGCTGTTGTTGGAGGAAGTGGTCGGGAACTTGAAAATATTTTAGAAATTATTGATACTAAACTAAATCCAAATGGTCGAATAATTATTACTGCTATTTTAGTTGATACTAAACTAGAAGCTATAAACAAACTAAAAGACCTTGGTTATAATCCTAAAATTATGGAAGTAAATGTTTCAAATGGTAGAATCTTAGACCGCGGCATATTAATGATTAGTGAAAATCCAATAGCTATTATAACTGCTAAAAAGAGAGGTAATTAA